The genomic stretch GCGCAATATACATCACAGGTTTTTGGAGTATTTTTTGAACTATGTCCAGATAGTTAGCATGATTTTTAAAATCTTCTTTTGGGGAGTATTTTGTTTTTATTGCCCCTTCTATGAGATTCTGGTATCAATATAGACCCTGCATAATCTGCAAAAGTGCTTATGAGTTCGATTCGTGTTGTCCTAATTGAAGACCATGACCTGACCCGCATGGGCATGAAGATCGCTTTACAACAGCAAGGCGAGCTTGTCTTTGTTGGTGAGGCGGCAACAGGTGCGGAAGGCGTGTCGCTGGTAAATAGCCAACAACCTGACGTGGCGATCGTGGATTTAGGCTTGCCTGATATGGATGGCGTAGAGGTAACGCGCCAAATTAAAGCTGCCGCTACAGAAGGTAAATCTACTAAAGTTTTAATCTTGACCCTAACCGATAACCAAGAGACGGTACTCGCTGCCTTTGCCGCAGGAGCAGACTCCTATTGCATCAAAGATATTAGCTCTGAGAACTTGGTACAAGCCCTAAAATTAACGGCTGAGGGCAACTCATGGATCGATCCTGCGATCGCTAGCATTGTGTTGCAGCAGGTACGGCGCAAGGAAGCAACTGTCGAAATAGATGCTGCCGAGGCTGATTACAAACAAGTACTGGAAGCTACTCCCCTGACTGAGCGTGAGTTAGAGGTATTGTCAGAGATTGTCAATGGTAATAGCAATGCC from Pseudanabaena sp. Chao 1811 encodes the following:
- a CDS encoding response regulator, with the protein product MSSIRVVLIEDHDLTRMGMKIALQQQGELVFVGEAATGAEGVSLVNSQQPDVAIVDLGLPDMDGVEVTRQIKAAATEGKSTKVLILTLTDNQETVLAAFAAGADSYCIKDISSENLVQALKLTAEGNSWIDPAIASIVLQQVRRKEATVEIDAAEADYKQVLEATPLTERELEVLSEIVNGNSNAEIAERLYITVGTVKTHVRNILNKLCADDRTQAAVRALRAGLVK